Proteins co-encoded in one Oncorhynchus kisutch isolate 150728-3 linkage group LG1, Okis_V2, whole genome shotgun sequence genomic window:
- the pfkfb4a gene encoding 6-phosphofructo-2-kinase/fructose-2,6-bisphosphatase 4a isoform X2 has protein sequence MCACFREIMVGTSFCGFTTIPPDFIRTLMRDHSPETHDKRLRATVVEATTMSSMEVGMEERPSNSATPRELTQNPLKKIWMPLPCKNGLPEKHISQRKVCMTNCPTLIVTVGLPARGKTYISKKLTRYLNWIGVPTREFNVGQYRRECVKIYKSFEFFRPDNEEGLKIRQQCASAALNDVRQYLADKGGQVAVFDATNTTRERRGTITAFAEQNGFKVFFVESVCEDPEVIAENIVQVKLGSPDYTNCNTEEAMEDFKKRIKCYENSYETLDEVLDRDLSYIKIMDVGRRYLVNQVQDHIQSRIVYYLMNIHITPRSIYLCRHGESDLNVKGCIGGDSGLSPRGKEFANYLGQFIQSQEISDLKVWTSQMKRTIQTAEAVSVPYEQWKALNEIDAGVCEEMMYEEIQQHYPLEFAMRDQDKYRYRYPKGESYEDLVQRLEPVIMELERQENILVVCHQAIMRCLLAYFLDKTAEELPYLKCPLHTVLKLTPVAYGCKVESIYLNVDAVNTHRDRPENVNVHRTTEDALQTVPPHL, from the exons ATGTGCGCGTGTTTTCGCGAGATTATGGTAGGCACATCCTTCTGTGGTTTCACCACGATACCGCCAGACTTCATCAGAACACTGATGCGAGACCATTCGCCTGAAACGCATGACAAAAGGCTCCGCGCCACAGTAGTCGAAGCAACCACCATGTCCTCAATGGAAGTTGGAATGGAAGAACGGCCGTCGAACTCTGCAACGCCGCGTGAACTCACTCAAAACCCGCTTAAGAAAATATGGATGCCGTTGCCGTGTAAAAATGGCCTTCCCGAGAAACACATATCTCAGAGAAAGG TATGTATGACCAACTGCCCCACCCTGATAGTGACGGTGGGCCTCCCAGCCAGAGGGAAGACCTACATCTCCAAGAAGCTCACCCGCTATCTCAACTGGATCGGCGTGCCCACCAGAG AGTTCAATGTTGGGCAGTACCGGCGTGAGTGTGTGAAGATCTACAAGTCCTTTGAGTTCTTCCGTCCAGACAACGAGGAGGGCCTGAAGATCAGACA GCAGTGTGCGTCAGCAGCACTGAATGATGTCAGACAGTACCTCGCTGACAAAGGAGGACAAGTTGCG gtgtttgatgccactaacaccactagagagaggagagggaccatCACTGCGTTTGCTGAGCAGAATGGCTTCAAG GTGTTTTTTGTAGAGTCTGTTTGTGAAGACCCTGAAGTCATTGCAGAAAACATTGTG CAAGTGAAGCTGGGCAGCCCTGACTACACCAACTGCAACACAGAGGAGGCTATGGAGGACTTCAAGAAGAGGATCAAGTGTTATGAGAACTCCTATGAGACCCTGGATGAAGTTCTGGACAG ggATCTGTCCTACATCAAGATTATGGACGTGGGCCGGAGGTACCTGGTGAACCAGGTCCAGGACCACATCCAGAGCCGGATCGTCTACTACCTCATGAACATCCACATCACACCACGCTCCATCTACTTGTGTCGCCATGGAGAGAGTGACCTCAATGTCAAGGGCTGTATTGGAGGAGACTCTGGACTCTCCCCCAGGGGCAAGGAG TTTGCCAATTATCTGGGCCAGTTCATCCAGTCTCAGGAAATCAGTGATCTGAAGGTGTGGACCAGCCAGATGAAGAGGACCATCCAGACAGCTGAGGCAGTGTCTGTGCCATACGAGCAGTGGAAGGCGCTCAATGAGATAGACGCC ggtgtgtgtgaggagatGATGTATGAGGAGATCCAGCAGCACTACCCGCTGGAGTTTGCAATGAGGGACCAGGACAAATACCGCTACCGTTACCCAAAGGGAGAG TCCTATGAAGACCTGGTGCAGCGTCTGGAGCCGGTCATCATGGAGCTGGAGAGGCAGGAGAACATCCTGGTTGTCTGTCACCAGGCTATCATGCGCTGCCTGCTGGCATACTTCCTGGATAAGACCGCAG AGGAGCTGCCCTACTTGAAGTGCCCACTGCACACCGTGCTGAAGCTCACGCCAGTGGCTTATG GCTGTAAGGTGGAGTCCATCTACCTAAATGTGGACGCAGTGAACACTCACAGAGATAGACCAGAG AACGTCAACGTTCATCGCACCACAGAAGATGCCTTGCAGACAGTCCCACCTCACCTCTGA
- the pfkfb4a gene encoding 6-phosphofructo-2-kinase/fructose-2,6-bisphosphatase 4a isoform X1, which produces MCACFREIMVGTSFCGFTTIPPDFIRTLMRDHSPETHDKRLRATVVEATTMSSMEVGMEERPSNSATPRELTQNPLKKIWMPLPCKNGLPEKHISQRKVCMTNCPTLIVTVGLPARGKTYISKKLTRYLNWIGVPTREFNVGQYRRECVKIYKSFEFFRPDNEEGLKIRQQCASAALNDVRQYLADKGGQVAVFDATNTTRERRGTITAFAEQNGFKVFFVESVCEDPEVIAENIVQVKLGSPDYTNCNTEEAMEDFKKRIKCYENSYETLDEVLDRDLSYIKIMDVGRRYLVNQVQDHIQSRIVYYLMNIHITPRSIYLCRHGESDLNVKGCIGGDSGLSPRGKEFANYLGQFIQSQEISDLKVWTSQMKRTIQTAEAVSVPYEQWKALNEIDAGVCEEMMYEEIQQHYPLEFAMRDQDKYRYRYPKGESYEDLVQRLEPVIMELERQENILVVCHQAIMRCLLAYFLDKTAEELPYLKCPLHTVLKLTPVAYGCKVESIYLNVDAVNTHRDRPENVKVSRMAEEALLTVPAHQ; this is translated from the exons ATGTGCGCGTGTTTTCGCGAGATTATGGTAGGCACATCCTTCTGTGGTTTCACCACGATACCGCCAGACTTCATCAGAACACTGATGCGAGACCATTCGCCTGAAACGCATGACAAAAGGCTCCGCGCCACAGTAGTCGAAGCAACCACCATGTCCTCAATGGAAGTTGGAATGGAAGAACGGCCGTCGAACTCTGCAACGCCGCGTGAACTCACTCAAAACCCGCTTAAGAAAATATGGATGCCGTTGCCGTGTAAAAATGGCCTTCCCGAGAAACACATATCTCAGAGAAAGG TATGTATGACCAACTGCCCCACCCTGATAGTGACGGTGGGCCTCCCAGCCAGAGGGAAGACCTACATCTCCAAGAAGCTCACCCGCTATCTCAACTGGATCGGCGTGCCCACCAGAG AGTTCAATGTTGGGCAGTACCGGCGTGAGTGTGTGAAGATCTACAAGTCCTTTGAGTTCTTCCGTCCAGACAACGAGGAGGGCCTGAAGATCAGACA GCAGTGTGCGTCAGCAGCACTGAATGATGTCAGACAGTACCTCGCTGACAAAGGAGGACAAGTTGCG gtgtttgatgccactaacaccactagagagaggagagggaccatCACTGCGTTTGCTGAGCAGAATGGCTTCAAG GTGTTTTTTGTAGAGTCTGTTTGTGAAGACCCTGAAGTCATTGCAGAAAACATTGTG CAAGTGAAGCTGGGCAGCCCTGACTACACCAACTGCAACACAGAGGAGGCTATGGAGGACTTCAAGAAGAGGATCAAGTGTTATGAGAACTCCTATGAGACCCTGGATGAAGTTCTGGACAG ggATCTGTCCTACATCAAGATTATGGACGTGGGCCGGAGGTACCTGGTGAACCAGGTCCAGGACCACATCCAGAGCCGGATCGTCTACTACCTCATGAACATCCACATCACACCACGCTCCATCTACTTGTGTCGCCATGGAGAGAGTGACCTCAATGTCAAGGGCTGTATTGGAGGAGACTCTGGACTCTCCCCCAGGGGCAAGGAG TTTGCCAATTATCTGGGCCAGTTCATCCAGTCTCAGGAAATCAGTGATCTGAAGGTGTGGACCAGCCAGATGAAGAGGACCATCCAGACAGCTGAGGCAGTGTCTGTGCCATACGAGCAGTGGAAGGCGCTCAATGAGATAGACGCC ggtgtgtgtgaggagatGATGTATGAGGAGATCCAGCAGCACTACCCGCTGGAGTTTGCAATGAGGGACCAGGACAAATACCGCTACCGTTACCCAAAGGGAGAG TCCTATGAAGACCTGGTGCAGCGTCTGGAGCCGGTCATCATGGAGCTGGAGAGGCAGGAGAACATCCTGGTTGTCTGTCACCAGGCTATCATGCGCTGCCTGCTGGCATACTTCCTGGATAAGACCGCAG AGGAGCTGCCCTACTTGAAGTGCCCACTGCACACCGTGCTGAAGCTCACGCCAGTGGCTTATG GCTGTAAGGTGGAGTCCATCTACCTAAATGTGGACGCAGTGAACACTCACAGAGATAGACCAGAG AACGTAAAGGTGTCGCGGATGGCCGAGGAGGCTTTGCTAACAGTACCAGCTCATCAGTGA
- the pfkfb4a gene encoding 6-phosphofructo-2-kinase/fructose-2,6-bisphosphatase 4a isoform X4, whose translation MMRGSSRSKSTQNLDLTVCMTNCPTLIVTVGLPARGKTYISKKLTRYLNWIGVPTREFNVGQYRRECVKIYKSFEFFRPDNEEGLKIRQQCASAALNDVRQYLADKGGQVAVFDATNTTRERRGTITAFAEQNGFKVFFVESVCEDPEVIAENIVQVKLGSPDYTNCNTEEAMEDFKKRIKCYENSYETLDEVLDRDLSYIKIMDVGRRYLVNQVQDHIQSRIVYYLMNIHITPRSIYLCRHGESDLNVKGCIGGDSGLSPRGKEFANYLGQFIQSQEISDLKVWTSQMKRTIQTAEAVSVPYEQWKALNEIDAGVCEEMMYEEIQQHYPLEFAMRDQDKYRYRYPKGESYEDLVQRLEPVIMELERQENILVVCHQAIMRCLLAYFLDKTAEELPYLKCPLHTVLKLTPVAYGCKVESIYLNVDAVNTHRDRPENVNVHRTTEDALQTVPPHL comes from the exons TATGTATGACCAACTGCCCCACCCTGATAGTGACGGTGGGCCTCCCAGCCAGAGGGAAGACCTACATCTCCAAGAAGCTCACCCGCTATCTCAACTGGATCGGCGTGCCCACCAGAG AGTTCAATGTTGGGCAGTACCGGCGTGAGTGTGTGAAGATCTACAAGTCCTTTGAGTTCTTCCGTCCAGACAACGAGGAGGGCCTGAAGATCAGACA GCAGTGTGCGTCAGCAGCACTGAATGATGTCAGACAGTACCTCGCTGACAAAGGAGGACAAGTTGCG gtgtttgatgccactaacaccactagagagaggagagggaccatCACTGCGTTTGCTGAGCAGAATGGCTTCAAG GTGTTTTTTGTAGAGTCTGTTTGTGAAGACCCTGAAGTCATTGCAGAAAACATTGTG CAAGTGAAGCTGGGCAGCCCTGACTACACCAACTGCAACACAGAGGAGGCTATGGAGGACTTCAAGAAGAGGATCAAGTGTTATGAGAACTCCTATGAGACCCTGGATGAAGTTCTGGACAG ggATCTGTCCTACATCAAGATTATGGACGTGGGCCGGAGGTACCTGGTGAACCAGGTCCAGGACCACATCCAGAGCCGGATCGTCTACTACCTCATGAACATCCACATCACACCACGCTCCATCTACTTGTGTCGCCATGGAGAGAGTGACCTCAATGTCAAGGGCTGTATTGGAGGAGACTCTGGACTCTCCCCCAGGGGCAAGGAG TTTGCCAATTATCTGGGCCAGTTCATCCAGTCTCAGGAAATCAGTGATCTGAAGGTGTGGACCAGCCAGATGAAGAGGACCATCCAGACAGCTGAGGCAGTGTCTGTGCCATACGAGCAGTGGAAGGCGCTCAATGAGATAGACGCC ggtgtgtgtgaggagatGATGTATGAGGAGATCCAGCAGCACTACCCGCTGGAGTTTGCAATGAGGGACCAGGACAAATACCGCTACCGTTACCCAAAGGGAGAG TCCTATGAAGACCTGGTGCAGCGTCTGGAGCCGGTCATCATGGAGCTGGAGAGGCAGGAGAACATCCTGGTTGTCTGTCACCAGGCTATCATGCGCTGCCTGCTGGCATACTTCCTGGATAAGACCGCAG AGGAGCTGCCCTACTTGAAGTGCCCACTGCACACCGTGCTGAAGCTCACGCCAGTGGCTTATG GCTGTAAGGTGGAGTCCATCTACCTAAATGTGGACGCAGTGAACACTCACAGAGATAGACCAGAG AACGTCAACGTTCATCGCACCACAGAAGATGCCTTGCAGACAGTCCCACCTCACCTCTGA
- the pfkfb4a gene encoding 6-phosphofructo-2-kinase/fructose-2,6-bisphosphatase 4a isoform X3, with amino-acid sequence MMRGSSRSKSTQNLDLTVCMTNCPTLIVTVGLPARGKTYISKKLTRYLNWIGVPTREFNVGQYRRECVKIYKSFEFFRPDNEEGLKIRQQCASAALNDVRQYLADKGGQVAVFDATNTTRERRGTITAFAEQNGFKVFFVESVCEDPEVIAENIVQVKLGSPDYTNCNTEEAMEDFKKRIKCYENSYETLDEVLDRDLSYIKIMDVGRRYLVNQVQDHIQSRIVYYLMNIHITPRSIYLCRHGESDLNVKGCIGGDSGLSPRGKEFANYLGQFIQSQEISDLKVWTSQMKRTIQTAEAVSVPYEQWKALNEIDAGVCEEMMYEEIQQHYPLEFAMRDQDKYRYRYPKGESYEDLVQRLEPVIMELERQENILVVCHQAIMRCLLAYFLDKTAEELPYLKCPLHTVLKLTPVAYGCKVESIYLNVDAVNTHRDRPENVKVSRMAEEALLTVPAHQ; translated from the exons TATGTATGACCAACTGCCCCACCCTGATAGTGACGGTGGGCCTCCCAGCCAGAGGGAAGACCTACATCTCCAAGAAGCTCACCCGCTATCTCAACTGGATCGGCGTGCCCACCAGAG AGTTCAATGTTGGGCAGTACCGGCGTGAGTGTGTGAAGATCTACAAGTCCTTTGAGTTCTTCCGTCCAGACAACGAGGAGGGCCTGAAGATCAGACA GCAGTGTGCGTCAGCAGCACTGAATGATGTCAGACAGTACCTCGCTGACAAAGGAGGACAAGTTGCG gtgtttgatgccactaacaccactagagagaggagagggaccatCACTGCGTTTGCTGAGCAGAATGGCTTCAAG GTGTTTTTTGTAGAGTCTGTTTGTGAAGACCCTGAAGTCATTGCAGAAAACATTGTG CAAGTGAAGCTGGGCAGCCCTGACTACACCAACTGCAACACAGAGGAGGCTATGGAGGACTTCAAGAAGAGGATCAAGTGTTATGAGAACTCCTATGAGACCCTGGATGAAGTTCTGGACAG ggATCTGTCCTACATCAAGATTATGGACGTGGGCCGGAGGTACCTGGTGAACCAGGTCCAGGACCACATCCAGAGCCGGATCGTCTACTACCTCATGAACATCCACATCACACCACGCTCCATCTACTTGTGTCGCCATGGAGAGAGTGACCTCAATGTCAAGGGCTGTATTGGAGGAGACTCTGGACTCTCCCCCAGGGGCAAGGAG TTTGCCAATTATCTGGGCCAGTTCATCCAGTCTCAGGAAATCAGTGATCTGAAGGTGTGGACCAGCCAGATGAAGAGGACCATCCAGACAGCTGAGGCAGTGTCTGTGCCATACGAGCAGTGGAAGGCGCTCAATGAGATAGACGCC ggtgtgtgtgaggagatGATGTATGAGGAGATCCAGCAGCACTACCCGCTGGAGTTTGCAATGAGGGACCAGGACAAATACCGCTACCGTTACCCAAAGGGAGAG TCCTATGAAGACCTGGTGCAGCGTCTGGAGCCGGTCATCATGGAGCTGGAGAGGCAGGAGAACATCCTGGTTGTCTGTCACCAGGCTATCATGCGCTGCCTGCTGGCATACTTCCTGGATAAGACCGCAG AGGAGCTGCCCTACTTGAAGTGCCCACTGCACACCGTGCTGAAGCTCACGCCAGTGGCTTATG GCTGTAAGGTGGAGTCCATCTACCTAAATGTGGACGCAGTGAACACTCACAGAGATAGACCAGAG AACGTAAAGGTGTCGCGGATGGCCGAGGAGGCTTTGCTAACAGTACCAGCTCATCAGTGA